cacagggctgggagtcagagcCGGCAAAGGGCActccccatgggggctggcccaggcctcaGCCATGCCCCCTTaggggggcacaccccacagtttggggacctcagCATTAGCTAAAGAATTACCCATCCACAGAATTTAATAATTTAAGGCAAAGAGCAACAACTCTGAAACTATTTGCCACCAACTAAGCTTTGTCACCATTCTAAATTTTGCAGCGTAATCTAGATTTTACTACTACTACAGGCCTATGCACTTGCAAAACAACTTTGTACTGCTCCGATTCTATTTCCTGGCAGCCATAACTGCCGCAGTTTATATCACGGTAAATAAATAGCACCTTCCATGAGCTTTACAAATAAccacccaaaaaaaacccaaatcccaaCCTCCTTATGGAGTAtcgtccccattttacagatggagaaaccatGGCAGAGAGAAGAGATTTGCCACAGGCCAAACAATGATTCAGGGACAGAGCCATGAACAGAGGGAGCCCCAGGATCCCAGGGCTGTGGCAGTGGGACCCTATCCCACAGGGACACCCAGCACCTCAGGCTGCACGACAGcgaggagcagagcagagcacacacacacacacaccccccacggCAACAGCATGTGTCACAGCAGCCTGGTCCCTACCTCGCAtggcgcccccccgccccccgccatgaCCCCCGCTGCCCCACAgcgccgccccgcccccacccaccaCACAGCGCCCCAGGTCCAGGGAGGCAGCCTGAGGTGCCCCCCGTACCTCAGTGATGCCGCATCGCCCACCCCGAACGCCAGGCCCCTCCTCCGGGTGCCCCCATCGCCCaggccgcccccgcccccgcgaaCCTGTCGTTCACGTTGAGCAGAGCGAAGAGGCTTCCGAGGCGGATGTCGGGCGCCCGCTCCCGCAGGGCGCTCAGCGGCAGGGCCTGCACCGCCACCCGCAAGGCCCGCAGCTCCTCCAGCGGCTCCTCCAGCCGGGAGACCCGGGCGAGGAGCTCCAGCGCCTCCGCCGCCATCTTGGGACCCAACCGCGGGAGGGAGGGACTAGTAGTATCGCGAGAACTCCCCGAGCAACCACGCTGGGCGTAACTAAGAGGCTCCTTTCGCGTCCGCCCAATTGCAAACAAAATGGCGGGCTCCCGCCGCTCGCTGGTTGGCTGCTGTCAGGCGAGGGGCGGGACTAGTCTGGCAAGTCCGCCCCGTGGCCTCCTGGCCAGGCCCAGGGCGAAGTGGTCCGCTGGGGCCAGGGTGGCGACGGAGGTGGCCGGGCCGGGCCGTGCGAAGACGtctcgccgcccccccccccccagtcactgTGGGGTGTTAGTGACGCCACGCCGTGCTGGCCCCTTCCCAGGGGTGGCTGCAGGGGGGCCCCTCCGAGCCCGGGCCCCAGGGAGCGGCCCAACCCCAGGCTGCGGCCGGGTGCCCCACCCTCCGGGCAGCcgctgccggggggggggtcacacaaCGCCCCGCCGTGGCTTCTCGGGAGGCTGAACCACGCCAGCCCCGCGCTGCTAATCCTCCACGGTACGAGTCAGGCCCTTAGCCCCAGTAACCCCCTTGCTCGGCGTTGCCTCCGTCAAACACAAAATAAACCCGAACACGAGGGCGCTGGGTATCCAGGGAGCAGCCTCCCCAGCCCGCTCCTTCCCGCAAGCCTCCCTCGCCGCGCGGGCAGAGCTGTGGGGCGCCATCCCCACCCAGGGCCTCAGCTGGCCTCGGACAGGCGAGCTCTCCGCGACCCGCGCATCTCGCTTAAGGCACGGGGCCAGACCGGCTGCCTTTTGTTTCAACTCAGTTCTTTACACTTCGCGCAAGGGCAGTAAACAAATAAGTGCTGATGAATGTAAAATGAAGGTAATATCTATCCGCTGCTGAGCTAATTAGATGATAACGAAGCCGGCGGCTGTGCAGGAAAACTCCACggctgggggtggcgggggagaaGGGAATTCTCCCTCCATACTGTGGAGTATCAGCGCAGCTGCTCCCTTGCCCtctgtttggggggaggaggggggggattGAGTAGTAGAGTTACGCAGTTGTAGACCCATTGGCCTTGCTTGTCCTAGGCACCATTGCAAAGTGATGTGCAGGGGTACGGACTTTCCTTATCCAGGCTCTCCACACTCCCTTATCACATGTGTGCCCTGCAAGTCTGACAGTACCGTTGTGCTGAGGATGGTCTGTGCCTGCAGGGGAGGTCGGAGTAAGAGGAAAATGTGTCCTCTTTCAATCTAGGAGGAATAGGCCAGGCAAATGAAGCTTAGAGGATACCTGAATGTTTCCATTTTGTAAAGGGTTTTGAATGATCTAGGATATTAAATATCTCTAAAAGGTCACTAACAATAGCAGAGTAACCTGGCCCTCATCCTTTGCCCGGGAATGAGATAGTTAGCAGTACAGTACTATAATTGTAGAAAGTTTTGGTCTAAAGCTAGACTTAGACCGCTGTGCTAAGAAGTTTGCAATGATCTGCTGATTAATACATTTTCTAGTCGCTTGAGAGACCTGACAGTAACATAATGCAGGTTTGAGATAGTGTGACTGTCTCTATTCATGAACAGTTGAattcttaaagggacattgtcaaaaaGTTTTAGGCCTGAAATGCCTAATACTACTTTTCACTTTTATAGCACCTGCTATCTGAAGAtgtcaaaatgctttaaaatattcataaattaaGCTCCAGAATCCAACTTGCTGGgtgtccttggacaagtcacttaacataTGTGtgtacagatggagaaaacacacacatatgttaagtgacttgtccaaggacacccagcaattcagtggcagagctgggagaacTCAGAGTTTACTTCCTGCCCTTTAGCCACAACTACGTGCTTCTTCCAATCAGCTTtgtgtttaagaaaaaaaagttttacagaGCCAACTATTattagaaaggtttttttttaaatcaaattcaaTTACTTTTAacgttatttttttttaaatgtcaaacaaTCCCTTGCAGCGTGAAATCCAAAACATTTTCTGATGCTTGTGCCTGGGAAGGAGAAAGTGAAGCTGGCTAGAGATAAACGTGGAACAATTCAGGCTAGATGTATTGTCCCAACTGACTGAAAGGTTGCAGATATACAGTGTGTGAGATTGGTAACATGAAATAACTTTTAAAACCTCCAGGGTTGTCAACAGGTAACGACGTCATTAAAAGCTAGAGAGACTTTCTTTCTAAATGCTTCTTAGGTTTGTGCACTTTGAGCACATTGTTTCCTTCATATTCAAATATCTTATTCTGGGAGGCGGGAGCTAAAAACATCCTAGTTCTGCTCACATTCAGATATCACAGTGATGGGCATAATAGGCTTTGGCCAAGTCCAGTGAACGTCACAGTGTCAAGTTCCCCATCTTTTaaatggaataataataatacttactttCATTACAAGAGCGTTTGGAGGATTAATTAACTATCCAACCCTGGATTGATTTACTCACGTGAGTAGTGTCAGGGAAGCGTGACTCACATAAACCACAGAAAGGAATTTTTAAAGGGGCAGAATGTCTTTTCccagcaggaagaaaaggagtactagtggcaccttagagactaaccaatttattattcCCAGCATGGACTGTAGCCAAGACTCAGGGCAAGTACTGTGGAGTCTCCAATGACCAAAGATGAGGGATCTGTCTCTAAAACTACAAATCAAAAGCTTCCCCAGGAATCAGATTCTTCTGTGTCTAAGAATGGCAGCATACATCTGCCCTTGCACCCTCAGTACCattcaggggactggattagatgacctctcgaggtctcttccagttctagGATTCCCTGAGCCAGCGGCCCCCGGCCCACACTAAGTAGGGTGAGCATCCCTCCCATTTGGGCGGGGGCAGTCCCTTTTATAAACCCTGTCCAGGCCGTCCCAACTTTTTGGggaaagtgggcatttgtcctgtttgctcttgccaacttgctCAAAGAGCACAAATGGAATGGGGGGTAGCAGGGATGCCAGCCCcgctgggtgggggaggcagggctcgggtgtggggcaggcagggctcaggtgaGCAGCGACGCCAATCCCGGGTGGGAAGGGGCAGCCGTGCTCCGGGAGAGGCGGGGACGAGCCCTGGGCAAGGAGCGGGGCCTCAGCCTAGCCCCAGGCGGTGTCcagttttccctttgggaaatccAGTCGCCCTAACATGGGGGCCCCGTAATGCATTCTGCAGAGCGAGGAACAGACCGGGCAGCACACGATCCCTTCCCGCAAGCGAGCAAATCCCAGCTCTACCTTCGGGCTGCCTGAGAGCGGCTCCTGCGGCTCTGTGCCCTCGCCTTGCCCGGTCGGGCGGCAGGTAGCCCACGAGCCGGGCACCGGCCcctcctggcagcagcagcaggaggaggagtttCCGTGACCATTGCAAACACCCCTCCCGGCCAGACCCGCCTTGGTGCCGCGGCCACCGGTCCCAGCAGCGCTCTGGGGCTGAGCAGGCGGAGGGACGGGCTGGCAGCACCGGCCTTGGCCCTGGACTGCAGGATGAAGATGGACTGGCTAACTCAGCGCTGCCAGCTGCCGGCCGCCCAGAGCTGCACCCGTCCGGGATGCTTCACTTTGCTGCTGGTAAGATGGATCCCTTGGATGCAACAGGCTGTGAACCCCTGGAGGGCTGCAGAGGGCTGTGAGCCCAGGCAGGTTGCAGAGACTGTATGGGACAGTGCCCGGGCCAAGGCGATGTCACTTTGAATGATCGTTTCCGCTGGTCCCTGGGGCACGCAGCTGCTCAGCATGGCAGGCAAGGAGACCGGGGGAGCTGCTTGGGGGAAGATGAATCTGTGAGCAAGAGGCATCTCACCTGAACACCCCCCCTCAGGCCCCGTTCAACTCCTCACATGCTGCAGAGCAGAGTGTAAACGAGTCAATGTGTTCGTTCCTGTTTTGTTGGGTACTTCATAACAGATTGATTTTTCCGGGACACTAATTGCACACAGCTGAGTGCATTTTCCAGCAAACTTCTCCCCATCTGTGGGAAAGCTGCAAAGATGCACTTAGCAGAGTACAAAATTCTCTGTCTTGGGACAATGCAGATCCCAGGACAACTTACGCTTTCAGTATTTAGAAAAAAGACCCATGCAAATGCCAGTCTGTATATAGATAAATTCCTGATGCCCAGACATCTAATCTAGTGGGTGATTACTGAGATGCAGATGTAGAGACTGAGGGGCCAGACAGACTTACAAAAAATTGACCTgagaaaagaaacacacacatggaaaatattcccatgtgAACATTTTCAGACTTCTCATTTGTTTGGAaggtaattttaaaaagtttctttcACCATTGTTGAGGAATCCTTGCTCTACTCAAGGCTGCCATGATGGTTTCATTTTTAGTGATGCGTCAACACTAGAGTTGTTTATCAAAAACACTGAATACAGGGATTTGAAACCCAGCTCAAAACCAGTCCTAGGTTTTGTTTTGCATAACCTAAGTGATGAGATTTTGCAAAATCCAGGACATTCGCAATTTTGCAAAATCTCATCACTTAGGTTATACAAGCTTTTGGGCTACACAGAACTTTCCAGTCTCACATTTTTCAGTGATTACATGGAGTGTTGGTGTAGCCCCATGGGTCCCaagatactagagagacaaggtgggtgaggtaatatcatttattggaccaacttctgttggtgagagagacaagtttttgagctacacaaacgtgaagaagagttctgtgtagcccaaaagcttgtctctcaccaacacaagttgatccaataatagatattacctcacccctcttgtctctttaatatcctgggaccaacacaacaCCAACAAAATTGCATATTTTTCAGTGATCTCACTGAATTTAGGATCTCACAGCTGTGGTTTTTGAATCTAAGTCACTTTAAATATTGACCGCTTTGGGTGTATTCAGATTAACAACCCAGAAGTTTTCAAATCCAAAGGTTTCAATCCAGTTTGGCCTTCACTTGTTGGACAAACCTGAGGAAACAACAGTTGTGTTGTTGCATCAGATTTCTCACTTCTTGTCTGGGGGAAAAACAGGAGGATTGTAAACATTGTACTACTCTTTATTTACAAATGTTGCTCACTGGGACAGCCTCATAAGATGTACATATAACTTTCATGAAGGCTCATGATTGCCATGCTGAACAGAAGGGAGCATATATTTCTCCCCTAATAAGCGGAATAGAAACACTACTCTACTTTGGCAAATACCCATGCCAGAATTGTCTCTTTTTCTGAGTTAAATGTAAGTTGGCAACGTTCCTTTAATCTTAGTGTGCACACAACCAAATTCATCCATGGAGTAGCTCTATAATCAGATGTAGTTattccagggatgaatttgacctagAAAATTAAATACACAGCTGAGATAACAGTGGACACTGTTGGGTTTCAGTTTGGGTGCTTTTAAATCAGTGCCTATAACAACCATCGTATGCAAAGACTGTATGAGTGATTTATGATTTCCTTCTGTAAATATGTTTTTGCTGTACTTGTCCATAATGGAGACAGAAAGGCAGCAATTCCTTTTGCAATAAATTGGATACCAGGCTTGCATAAAAATCTGATTATCTTCAATCTCTACTGTGCAATTTCTCATAAAACAAATAGTCTGATCAGCCAACCAAACTATACATTGTTGTCTTATTTGTATATTAACGGCCCACTCTTAGAGCTTTACTTCCCTTCAGTGTTAAGTCTGAAATAATAGTTTATACTGAAGGTCAGTTCAGCTTGTTCTTGGTTTTGTTTAAAGGATGGAATGTAATTTATCCCACCAATGAAGTACTTTAttattcttgttttttaaaaaaaatagaaatggttTTTATGATTGTCCAGTGGATATTTTTGTACATGCAAGTTTTGAGCATGATGCTTGCTGAAGCAGCTGGCCCCAgactcctaggttctgttccAGACTCTGAAACTGACCCATTTATGCACTAAACCCACTGCTCTAATGTTGGACTGGACCCACTGCTGGggaatgtttatttgttttaaacattgtTTCTCTGAACTACAATAATAAGCTTTATTGTAATACTGGCAACACAAAGAATGGATACTTTATTTTTGGATCATACATACTGTACATGCTTGgggtttctttaaaatacaacctaAATTTGAGGGACACACTTGACCTGGCATTCTGACTGTTGTATTTTGCATTCTTTAGGTAATAACTCTGTCTTTACTGATGTACCCCGTGCTGAAGAGTCTAGGTCTTCAGCTGCACTCTGCAGTCACTGGCAGCTATATCTCGGGAACCCATTCCATTGCTTTCATTAACTGTCCCAATGAACAAGTTGCAAAGGATATTGCAAGGTACAGTGTCACTTTCATTGTTGTTGTGCTTGAATAATTCAAAGGCTGGCTGTCATGAAGTAATgggttttttgtttcatttacagTAGTTAtttctgaggaggaggagggtttcTCCCATTTTCTCCACATGACACCCTCTTTCTCTCCCACTCATGCATTAACTCTCTCCCACAAACAGCTCCGTAGAGTAGGAACTCAACCTTCTAAAGGaagattgtaaaaaaaaaaatatctatctAGCTGGTGCAGAATACAGCTGCCTGCCTCCTTCGAGGCCTAGGCTAATGTGAGCACATCAAGCCTCTTCTCAGATTCCTGCACTGGCTCCCAGTCTGTTTCAGATGCCAGTTTAAGGCCTCAGTCCTAATTCTCAAGGCAATTCATGGATCAAGCAACCACCATGACAGCTGAACTCCTTTGAGACAATGCAGATCACACAGCTCAGCAACACTGCATGAGGGTGGAGAGCAAATTTTTCTGGGTCAAGGGGATCTGGCTATGGAACAAACTTCTCAGGTGAGATTAGGTCAATCCCGAGCATGAGGAAATGTTACCAAACTTTCATCTTTCAAAAAGCCTTATCACCATAGCAAGAATGACACTTACAACACTGACACCCTAACTATCCAAACACtcctccagaaaaaaaaatcctgtaacaGTTAACCAACCAACCCAAAACAGAAACCAACAAAAATAGCCCAAGCAGAGATGCTACCCTAGAAAGGATAAAGTGTCAGAGACTGctatgaagtccactagggactttgctattgctattGACTTTATGTAGAAAGTGcccagatgctacagtgatggatGGCAGTATAAAAGCctaagataaataaaataaaataaagaaaagaaaacaaaaccaggccaaaaaaaaggggggtaggggggagacaAAATCTGCCACTCAATGCCCCTCCCTACTCTAATGTATTTTGCAAAGGCTTCAAATACATCtagatcttttttatttttaatataccaTAGATTTGTATGATGAACACTTCAAAAATTCCTAGCTACATGGCTAAATAGCTGCTCTGTTCAGAATACTGGAAATGTTTATAGTGGACCGTTAAGTTTCCTGCAACACCTCCTATGAGCTCTGTTCCTTGCTAACTCTCTGCTTGCCAAAAACTCTGCCTCTCTTCCCTAATAACAGAGTGTTCCCAAACAGCTATTCAGGAAAGAATGGGCTACCAAAAGGCATTTTGTGTCACCCTTAATACTGCAACTGTATCAAGTGTGTTACCACTTCATGTGTATGACAAAAAGAATAACTGTGCATTACTGGTGAGAGGACCATTTAGTCTCTGAAAATGCTACACATTAGCAGCTCCGCAAACATTCTCTGTCTttgttccttctcttccagggaagggagaggaaataaATCACTCCCTGGAGTTCATGCCCATTGCTGAGATTTACATGTATTTTGCTCACATTTTTCTTGGTATTAATGAATTAAAGTTGAGCTCAGAGGAATTTGGATTAAGTGAtaatggctctgtggatgaaagcTTATTTTCCAAAACCCTTTAGCTGCTAGTATGGATGTCTTTATCCTTCTCCTAGATTGCTCACTGAGGTACTTATTCCCAGACTCCACTTGCAAGTATTTTCATTGGTGTTTGTAAAGGCAGAAAAGGGTTTCAGATTTCAAGGACAGCTCAGCTGTAAACAAATACCTTTTGGGGGCACACCAGTTAGAGCAAGTTATAACCTGAGTGCCCTGCATTGCTATTAAAATTGATACTTAGTAGAAGTCTCCCAGTCTTTACAAAATGGAGATTTTGCTTCTCTGCCTGTGTCTGATTTGGAAAGTTGAGTTTTGTGGGTCCAGAGGGCATGATCAGGCCCTGTAGCATTCTGAGGGTGACCTCACAAATAATCtaaaccaaaaatatttcaggctgaTCATTATCTTTTATGAAGAGAAGACTGGGTTACAGCTGAATATTCCATCTGCCCCCAGTTTTGCCTT
The DNA window shown above is from Lepidochelys kempii isolate rLepKem1 chromosome 16, rLepKem1.hap2, whole genome shotgun sequence and carries:
- the LOC140899227 gene encoding protein CutA homolog isoform X5, with protein sequence MKMDWLTQRCQLPAAQSCTRPGCFTLLLVITLSLLMYPVLKSLGLQLHSAVTGSYISGTHSIAFINCPNEQVAKDIARAIMDKKLAACVNILPKASSMYFWEGEIEEATEILLLVKTRTSKISELSDYIRINWILVYRQPAAT